In one window of Plasmodium berghei ANKA genome assembly, chromosome: 14 DNA:
- a CDS encoding SND2 domain-containing protein, putative, with protein sequence MASQSEKKRLKKAANFIIYAYPFFSIFSLIYIIFAYFFRYNLITRNIFFFHCLLFFCYYYSIKNIHYGLTNGLNFTYYTDVLILSFVINIGLFFSFKIFYIYIIIPIYAIFKFINFIVKFFLGSPMSAIAPPENADQPEKKKQKIVYKKVY encoded by the exons ATGGCAAGCCAAtctgaaaaaaaacgatTAAAAAAGGCAgccaattttattatttatgccTATCCATTTTTTAGCATTTTTTCg CTAATTTATATCATCTTTGCCTATTTCTTCagatataatttaattacaagaaatatatttttttttcattgtttgctatttttttgttactATTATTCAATCAAGAATATACATTATGGCTTAACCAACGGATTAAATTTTAC ATATTATACTGATGTTCTGATTTTGTcttttgtaataaatataggattatttttctcttttaaaattttctacatatacataattatcCCCATATACGCAATATTTaagtttataaattttattgtaAAATTCTTTTTGGGCTCACCG ATGAGTGCCATTGCCCCTCCCGAAAATGCTGACCAAcccgaaaaaaaaaaacagaaaattgtatataagAAAGTTTACTAA